From a region of the Candidatus Gracilibacteria bacterium genome:
- a CDS encoding acetolactate decarboxylase — protein sequence MTKKRIAAIRDFIDTAEKSLKNAKKLLKEILEEENIDLSANLDLDTKGLSKYDSGDNKIVEGVFTGEEMLGSDGNKYPVPVNYASKSKLVQGDKMKLTIEGSGKMLYKQIKQIERETKVGLLTQNNGKYQIISDGVAYDVLTAAVTHFKASIGDTVTILIPAGKEATFGAIEAVMPKE from the coding sequence ATGACAAAAAAACGAATCGCAGCAATACGAGATTTCATAGACACGGCTGAAAAATCTTTGAAGAATGCTAAAAAACTTCTCAAAGAGATTTTAGAAGAAGAAAATATAGATCTCTCTGCGAATCTAGATTTAGATACAAAAGGGCTATCTAAATATGATAGTGGTGATAATAAAATAGTCGAAGGAGTATTTACTTGAGAAGAAATGCTAGGCTCTGACGGTAACAAGTATCCTGTTCCTGTCAATTACGCCAGTAAATCAAAACTCGTTCAATGAGATAAAATGAAACTCACAATAGAGTGAAGTGGTAAAATGCTCTACAAACAAATTAAACAAATAGAGCGAGAAACAAAGGTAGGACTCCTCACACAAAATAACTGAAAATATCAAATTATATCCGATTGAGTTGCTTACGATGTACTTACAGCCGCTGTAACTCACTTCAAGGCAAGTATTGGTGACACTGTTACAATTTTAATCCCAGCTGGAAAAGAAGCTACATTTGGAGCCATTGAAGCTGTTATGCCGAAAGAATAA
- a CDS encoding alpha/beta fold hydrolase — translation MKLNNRLKFYKEITHKKIKLYLSKINSKFVYTSLLIFITIITLLYVLIIIYAPKLQGYLAFPGVYVNTISHTNPEYKFIDLDFEDINIQYKGENINGLFLDKKSDITIYYLHGNGGDLTYFYHDIKYISDLGYNVLALDYPGYGKSTGFPYETDVLQYAEQLYNFAQEKYKITEKNTIVWGYSVGTGVATQFSVGKDIRSLLLFASYESFYDLSRLNFHFVLQKFLFLPNSFVTIDSIKKILAPKLIIHGTNDDIIDYSQGKNVFLAAGGEKYFIEVEGGDHFSFYNHEYVDTDIRNFLKYNTLDKIFIETTERELLEKEIEKKFWDSLDMTSDSSIQKYVDSKIPFTQKSYVPSDMRRLSREYISDTKGDAQMREQAAAAFEKLAQEFYGDFKEKIVVVSSYRSYSYQAGIKARGCPDNMCAKAGFSEHQSGLTADLWSASTNSYWKNSSRLMEYYNWLDENAHKFGFTNSYKNGITIDGYDIEPWHWRYLGTKIATRLHEENITYAEFYNKNKKQ, via the coding sequence ATGAAATTAAACAATAGACTTAAGTTTTACAAAGAAATTACACACAAAAAAATTAAATTATATCTTTCAAAGATTAATTCCAAATTTGTGTACACGTCGCTGTTGATATTTATAACAATTATTACGTTACTCTATGTACTGATTATCATTTATGCTCCAAAACTACAGTGATATCTTGCTTTTCCAGGAGTGTACGTAAATACTATTTCACACACTAATCCAGAATACAAATTTATTGACTTAGATTTTGAAGATATCAATATCCAATACAAATGAGAAAATATAAATGGACTCTTTTTAGATAAGAAGTCCGATATCACTATTTATTATCTCCATGGAAATGGAGGAGATCTCACATATTTTTATCATGACATAAAATACATATCTGATTTATGATACAACGTGTTAGCTCTTGATTATCCTGGTTACGGAAAATCTACAGGTTTTCCATATGAAACTGATGTACTGCAGTATGCGGAACAACTCTATAACTTTGCTCAAGAAAAATATAAAATCACTGAAAAAAATACTATTGTGTGGTGATATAGTGTTGGGACGTGAGTTGCAACCCAATTTTCAGTTTGAAAAGATATTCGCTCCTTATTACTCTTTGCTTCATACGAGTCATTTTATGATTTATCTCGCTTAAATTTTCATTTTGTACTCCAAAAATTTTTATTTCTCCCAAATAGTTTTGTCACGATAGACTCTATCAAAAAAATACTAGCTCCCAAACTTATTATTCATGGAACCAATGATGATATTATTGATTACTCTCAGTGAAAAAATGTATTTCTAGCTGCATGAGGAGAAAAATATTTTATTGAGGTAGAGTGATGAGATCATTTCAGTTTTTATAATCATGAATATGTCGATACAGATATTAGAAATTTTTTGAAATATAATACTTTAGATAAAATATTTATAGAAACCACAGAAAGAGAACTGCTTGAAAAAGAAATAGAGAAAAAATTCTGGGATTCACTTGATATGACAAGCGACTCGTCTATTCAAAAATATGTAGATTCAAAAATACCTTTTACTCAAAAATCATATGTACCAAGTGACATGCGAAGGCTGTCTCGAGAATATATATCTGACACGAAATGAGACGCTCAAATGAGAGAGCAAGCAGCGGCAGCATTCGAAAAACTAGCTCAAGAATTTTATTGAGATTTTAAAGAAAAAATAGTAGTGGTGAGTAGTTATAGAAGCTACTCGTATCAGGCTGGGATCAAAGCCAGGTGATGTCCTGATAACATGTGTGCCAAAGCATGATTTAGTGAACATCAGTCATGACTTACCGCAGATTTATGGTCAGCAAGTACTAACTCTTATTGGAAAAATTCTTCACGACTCATGGAGTATTATAATTGGTTAGATGAAAATGCACATAAGTTTGGGTTTACAAATTCATACAAAAATTGAATCACTATAGATGGCTATGACATAGAGCCTTGGCATTGGAGGTATCTTGGAACGAAAATTGCCACAAGACTTCATGAGGAAAATATAACTTATGCAGAGTTTTATAACAAAAATAAAAAACAGTAG
- a CDS encoding endonuclease III: protein MKRQEKIELLKKTVFEMFPNAETELEHNNEFQLLIAILMSAQATDKQVNIINRNFFQHLISPQDGLNLGVEEITDFINSVSFFNNKAKNIYKTCEILVHKYNSVPPKTLDELTSLPGVGIKTAKVFLSVTENAPYLGVDTHVHRVLNRIGIVKTKTPLETDKKASKIFSASDLGPLHNTLVLFGRYHCTARKPKCYNCKITEGCSYKFKNFEEK, encoded by the coding sequence ATGAAACGGCAAGAAAAAATAGAGCTTCTAAAAAAAACAGTCTTTGAAATGTTTCCAAATGCAGAAACAGAGCTCGAACATAATAACGAGTTTCAGCTTCTTATTGCCATACTCATGTCAGCGCAAGCAACTGATAAACAAGTAAATATCATTAACAGAAACTTTTTCCAGCATCTTATAAGTCCTCAAGATTGACTCAATTTATGAGTTGAAGAAATAACTGATTTTATAAATTCTGTTTCATTTTTTAATAATAAGGCAAAAAATATCTACAAAACATGTGAAATACTTGTTCATAAATATAACTCAGTCCCTCCTAAAACACTCGACGAACTGACAAGTTTACCATGAGTATGAATAAAAACGGCTAAAGTATTTCTCTCCGTTACCGAAAATGCGCCCTATCTTTGAGTTGATACTCACGTGCACAGAGTGCTCAATAGAATAGGAATTGTGAAAACAAAAACTCCACTGGAAACTGATAAAAAAGCTTCAAAAATATTTTCAGCAAGTGACTTATGACCACTTCATAATACGCTCGTTTTATTTTGAAGATATCACTGCACGGCCAGAAAACCTAAATGTTATAACTGTAAAATAACTGAGGGATGTTCGTATAAGTTCAAGAATTTTGAAGAAAAATAA
- a CDS encoding 50S ribosomal protein L10 has translation MAVTKQQKQEILAVLTARFKDAQSIGFAKTNTLTVSEFEGMRNDLRAVGANYMVAKKTLIVKAIKDALDIDMDLKTLPGQIGVVCSNEDAMAGLGKVNDLVSKFKGEKIEWAAAIFEGELKSLEETKAIAGMPSRDTLLGRLVGSMQSPIAGLARWFDAAAKELESTGKENVGSLDVGTSAVSEAKAEEAAPEVKEEVKSEEAPATEEKKEEAA, from the coding sequence ATGGCAGTTACTAAACAACAAAAACAAGAAATACTTGCAGTTCTTACAGCAAGATTTAAAGATGCTCAATCTATAGGTTTTGCTAAAACTAATACTCTTACAGTTTCAGAATTCGAAGGAATGAGGAATGATCTTAGAGCCGTTGGAGCTAACTATATGGTTGCTAAAAAAACACTTATCGTAAAAGCAATTAAAGATGCTCTAGATATTGATATGGATCTTAAAACACTTCCTGGTCAAATTGGAGTTGTTTGTTCAAATGAAGATGCTATGGCAGGACTTGGGAAAGTAAATGACCTTGTATCTAAATTCAAAGGTGAAAAAATCGAATGGGCTGCTGCAATATTCGAAGGAGAACTTAAGAGTCTAGAAGAAACAAAAGCAATTGCTGGTATGCCTTCAAGAGATACATTACTCGGAAGATTGGTTGGTTCTATGCAATCACCTATTGCAGGTCTTGCAAGATGGTTTGATGCTGCTGCAAAAGAACTTGAATCTACTGGAAAAGAAAATGTTGGTTCACTTGATGTTGGAACTTCAGCTGTATCAGAAGCTAAAGCTGAAGAAGCTGCTCCTGAAGTAAAAGAAGAAGTAAAAAGTGAAGAAGCACCAGCTACTGAAGAAAAGAAAGAAGAAGCTGCATAA
- a CDS encoding sortase, whose product MQEHDDILAGLESEDMTSFKEAVIIENSEANTLNFEGFKVSEDKTETVSEEKIEKKVTSQLKKSFSGAMFMLKYVSTSIGIFGVLLLASNYSAYWNLASSYIYADDLENSKNGLIQSVAAGNVTEQSKVTEEVDSFKQVGSATGKENAMHDMNQFVSQSKNNAIDLGIEITPYENRIVIPKIGKNIPLLDITQTKVEGQKELDDIFMKELENGVIRYPGSAKPGEEGNSFIFGHSSNFPWIDGDYNDVFALLDRVSFEDEVIVYYGQEKYIYKVNAKNVIRPGDVSVLKKDNDDRKKLTLMTCWPIGTTLNRLVLTAELIEIQK is encoded by the coding sequence ATGCAAGAACATGACGATATCTTAGCAGGTTTAGAGTCTGAAGATATGACATCTTTCAAAGAAGCTGTAATTATAGAGAATTCTGAGGCTAATACCCTGAACTTTGAATGATTTAAAGTGAGTGAAGATAAGACTGAAACAGTCAGTGAAGAAAAAATTGAAAAAAAAGTGACTTCTCAATTAAAAAAGTCATTTTCTTGAGCTATGTTTATGCTCAAATATGTTTCAACTTCAATCTGAATATTTTGAGTATTATTACTCGCATCAAATTACAGTGCATATTGGAATCTTGCTTCAAGTTATATTTACGCAGATGATTTAGAAAATAGTAAAAATGGTCTTATCCAATCTGTTGCAGCATGAAATGTAACAGAACAATCAAAAGTTACTGAAGAAGTAGACTCATTTAAACAAGTTTGAAGTGCTACCTGAAAAGAAAATGCTATGCACGATATGAATCAATTTGTATCACAAAGTAAAAATAATGCTATTGATTTAGGAATCGAAATTACTCCATATGAGAATCGTATCGTCATTCCTAAGATAGGTAAAAATATTCCTCTTCTTGATATTACACAAACAAAAGTAGAGTGACAAAAAGAACTTGATGATATATTTATGAAAGAGCTTGAAAACTGAGTTATTAGATATCCAGGAAGCGCAAAACCTGGTGAAGAATGAAATTCATTTATATTTGGACATTCTTCTAATTTCCCATGGATTGATGGAGATTACAACGATGTATTTGCACTCCTTGACAGAGTATCATTTGAAGATGAAGTCATAGTATATTATGGGCAAGAAAAATATATTTATAAAGTGAATGCGAAAAATGTTATTAGACCATGAGATGTTTCAGTTTTAAAAAAAGACAATGATGATAGAAAAAAACTCACTCTCATGACTTGTTGGCCTATTGGGACCACTCTTAACAGACTTGTTCTCACGGCAGAGTTAATAGAAATTCAAAAATAA
- a CDS encoding helix-turn-helix transcriptional regulator, with translation MNHCSLSPFLGLMGKKWSTHIMATFCKRDVLSFGDIRREFPNVTATTITVRLKDFQNFDLIKKNTDGKYQATEKLYHISKILEQLETGN, from the coding sequence ATGAATCATTGTTCACTTTCTCCATTTTTATGACTTATGTGAAAAAAATGGTCAACTCATATTATGGCTACATTTTGTAAGAGAGATGTATTATCTTTTTGAGATATTCGTCGAGAATTTCCAAATGTTACTGCCACAACAATTACTGTCCGATTAAAAGACTTCCAAAATTTTGATTTAATAAAAAAAAATACTGATTGAAAATACCAAGCGACTGAAAAACTGTATCATATTAGTAAAATATTAGAACAACTAGAAACATGAAATTAA
- the rplL gene encoding 50S ribosomal protein L7/L12: MAELSKNATKIMDLVKELTIVELNDLVTAMEEEFGVSAAAPVMMAGAAGGEDEGPSTVNVVLTAAGGQKIAVIKVVKEITGLGLKEAKDIVDNGGNVKEGVSRAEGEEVKAKLEEAGASVELK; encoded by the coding sequence ATGGCTGAATTATCAAAAAATGCTACTAAGATCATGGATCTTGTTAAAGAACTTACTATCGTTGAACTAAACGACCTTGTTACTGCAATGGAAGAAGAATTTGGTGTTTCTGCTGCTGCTCCAGTTATGATGGCTGGTGCTGCTGGTTGAGAAGACGAAGGACCTTCTACAGTTAATGTAGTTCTTACTGCTGCAGGTGGTCAAAAAATCGCTGTAATCAAAGTAGTGAAAGAAATTACTGGTCTTGGACTGAAAGAAGCTAAAGATATCGTTGATAACGGAGGGAACGTTAAAGAAGGTGTTTCTCGAGCTGAAGGTGAAGAAGTGAAAGCTAAACTTGAAGAAGCTGGTGCTTCTGTTGAACTTAAATAG
- a CDS encoding prepilin peptidase: protein MLTFFLVMLFIFGTMFGSFASVIIYRIKSGEGGIINGRSHCKTCDRNLSALELIPIFSWLFQGGKCKGCKKSIASIYPILELTMGILFACVGYFMIDIGSILDGNNFEIFRLFFFLAIIFLTVIYVFYDILYLEIPESILAILNIGVLGALMFELCFAVFFDLRMSIFPWMEFVNGASLYWLQILIAFITLGGLYIIMTRGLKEVYDVLIVIALWMILIGSNYFIFSDSMLIGFESPLMSGLLAAMALFTFFFLQILVSGGEWMGAGDLRIAIVSGLIVGIYLTLPAGMITYVSGSIIGIVLVVFSKAKHGLKNKFQHQIPFGPFIAAGYVSIMFFHSQISSFIALYF from the coding sequence ATGTTAACATTTTTTCTCGTTATGTTGTTCATATTTTGAACAATGTTTGGGAGCTTTGCATCGGTTATAATATACAGAATCAAAAGTGGTGAAGGGTGAATTATAAATTGAAGAAGTCACTGTAAAACCTGTGACCGTAATCTCTCAGCTCTCGAGCTAATACCGATATTTTCATGGCTATTTCAATGAGGAAAATGCAAATGATGTAAAAAAAGCATAGCGTCTATTTATCCAATACTCGAGCTCACTATGTGAATCCTCTTCGCATGTGTTTGATATTTTATGATTGATATTTGAAGTATTTTGGATTGAAATAATTTTGAGATTTTCAGATTATTTTTCTTCTTAGCTATTATTTTTCTGACAGTAATTTATGTATTTTATGATATTTTATATCTCGAAATACCTGAAAGTATTTTAGCTATACTCAATATATGAGTTTTAGGAGCACTCATGTTTGAATTATGTTTCGCAGTATTTTTTGATCTCAGAATGAGTATTTTTCCTTGGATGGAGTTTGTGAACTGAGCAAGTCTCTATTGGCTTCAGATACTCATAGCATTTATAACGCTGTGATGACTCTACATTATTATGACTAGATGACTCAAAGAAGTATATGACGTACTCATAGTTATAGCATTATGGATGATACTTATTTGATCTAATTATTTTATATTCTCTGACTCAATGTTAATTTGATTTGAAAGTCCACTCATGAGTTGACTCCTCGCTGCAATGGCACTTTTTACATTTTTCTTTCTACAAATACTGGTATCTGGATGAGAATGGATGTGAGCGTGAGACCTCAGAATAGCTATAGTTTCATGACTCATAGTATGAATATACCTCACTCTTCCAGCATGAATGATAACCTACGTAAGTGGGAGTATAATCTGAATAGTACTCGTTGTATTTTCAAAAGCGAAACACGGACTCAAGAATAAATTTCAACATCAAATACCATTTTGACCATTTATTGCAGCTTGATACGTGAGTATAATGTTTTTTCATAGTCAAATTTCGAGTTTTATAGCATTGTATTTTTAG
- a CDS encoding YaaA family protein — translation MKIIYLIPPSEGKNNGGISEYEKLSFNFKKPLNIAISASQKDLKCIGKRFEEGIELNKNINSSGVLAAIERYSGVMYSSIDYVGMSESGKKYFEDNFIIVSGMYGLIRPLDSIGNYKLPIETKGLKDFWGESLTHELNNIGADIIIDLLPNSYKKVIQWNNITSKVLSINFYSEKKNELKKITHGVKKIKGEYIHTLCNKGSIDDVIVGNNIHQELKIIV, via the coding sequence ATGAAAATTATTTATTTGATTCCTCCAAGTGAGGGAAAGAATAATTGATGAATCAGCGAATATGAAAAACTCAGTTTCAATTTTAAGAAACCATTGAATATAGCAATTTCTGCGTCGCAAAAGGATCTAAAATGTATTTGAAAAAGATTTGAAGAGGGAATAGAATTGAATAAAAATATAAATAGCTCATGAGTATTAGCAGCAATTGAGAGATATTCCTGAGTGATGTATAGTTCTATAGATTATGTTTGAATGTCAGAATCGTGAAAAAAATATTTTGAAGATAATTTTATTATAGTCTCAGGTATGTACTGACTCATACGTCCTCTTGATAGTATTTGAAATTATAAACTCCCAATCGAGACGAAGTGACTCAAGGATTTTTGGTGAGAATCACTCACTCATGAACTGAATAATATTTGAGCAGACATAATAATTGATTTACTTCCAAATTCGTATAAAAAAGTAATCCAATGGAACAATATTACATCGAAAGTTCTTTCTATAAACTTCTACTCAGAGAAAAAAAATGAACTAAAAAAAATAACGCATTGAGTCAAAAAAATAAAGTGAGAATATATCCACACTCTTTGTAATAAGGGATCAATAGATGATGTAATAGTTTGAAATAATATACATCAGGAGTTAAAAATAATAGTATAA
- the miaA gene encoding tRNA (adenosine(37)-N6)-dimethylallyltransferase MiaA, translated as MYEEIIEKFKGKKSDKQKVIVIFGPTGAGKTAMSIDIAKYLNSEVISTDSKQVYKNMDIGTGKITAEEMQGITHHMLDILNPDKNFSVGDFKERAEPIIQKLHSENKIPLLVGGTGLYIDSLIYERDLPKVEADYELRAEMESLSNDEMYAILQEIDPKYAVELHPNNRVYVERAIEVKKLTGKSKTAFRTEKILKYDVLFLTPSGPFDSLELSSIQLKSDEYRQWLYNRINIRVGQMFEGGLEGELQGLLEQGYVFGNPGFVSIGYQEFEPYILGEQNIEEVKKMIQQHSRNYAKRQLTWFQKYLNNGDVDL; from the coding sequence ATGTATGAAGAGATTATCGAAAAATTTAAAGGTAAAAAATCAGATAAGCAAAAAGTAATTGTGATTTTTTGACCTACTTGAGCAGGGAAGACTGCCATGAGTATTGATATAGCAAAGTACCTAAACTCTGAGGTTATATCAACAGACAGCAAACAAGTATATAAAAACATGGATATATGAACTGGGAAAATTACAGCTGAAGAGATGCAGGGAATAACACATCATATGTTAGATATTCTAAATCCAGATAAGAATTTTTCTGTTTGAGATTTTAAGGAGAGAGCAGAACCTATTATTCAAAAACTTCACTCCGAGAATAAAATCCCTTTGCTTGTATGATGAACAGGGCTGTATATAGATAGTCTCATATATGAGAGAGATCTTCCAAAAGTAGAAGCCGACTATGAGCTGAGAGCTGAAATGGAAAGTTTAAGTAATGATGAAATGTACGCTATACTTCAAGAAATAGATCCTAAATATGCAGTAGAACTCCATCCAAATAACAGAGTCTACGTAGAACGGGCTATTGAAGTAAAGAAATTAACCTGAAAATCAAAAACAGCATTTCGAACTGAAAAAATTTTAAAATATGATGTTTTATTTTTAACCCCTTCTGGCCCATTTGATTCACTTGAGCTCTCATCTATCCAGTTAAAATCAGACGAATACAGACAGTGGCTGTATAATAGAATAAATATAAGAGTTGGACAGATGTTTGAAGGATGACTAGAGTGAGAGCTACAATGACTTTTAGAACAAGGATATGTTTTTTGAAATCCTGGATTTGTATCTATTGGATATCAAGAGTTTGAGCCATATATACTTTGAGAACAAAACATTGAAGAGGTCAAAAAAATGATACAACAGCATTCTCGTAATTATGCAAAAAGACAGCTCACTTGGTTTCAAAAATATTTAAATAATTGAGACGTTGATTTGTAA
- a CDS encoding NAD(P)H-dependent oxidoreductase gives MDMILNSLGWRYATKQFDTEKKLSEDQLNTIKEALRMTPSSFGLQPWKFVFVKNPKTREKLKEHAWGQTQITDASHLLVLCRVNEVDQDLVNSYFEDMKKTTGAGEDDIKGYKDMVSGFAGNLDETSAKIWAEKQVYIALGNIMTVLAEMKIDSCPMEGFDAAKFDEILGLHEKGISSTVVLPIGFRSEDDSYAGNPKVRFETEELFIEM, from the coding sequence ATGGATATGATTCTAAATAGTCTCGGATGGAGATATGCAACAAAACAATTTGATACAGAGAAAAAACTCAGTGAAGACCAACTGAATACTATAAAAGAAGCTCTCAGAATGACTCCATCTAGTTTTGGATTACAACCTTGGAAATTTGTGTTTGTAAAAAATCCCAAAACAAGAGAAAAACTTAAAGAACACGCATGGGGGCAAACTCAAATTACAGATGCAAGTCATCTGCTCGTTCTATGTAGAGTAAATGAAGTTGACCAAGACCTCGTTAATAGTTATTTCGAGGATATGAAAAAAACTACTTGAGCAGGTGAAGATGATATTAAAGGTTATAAAGATATGGTTTCAGGTTTTGCATGAAACCTAGATGAAACATCAGCTAAAATTTGGGCTGAAAAACAAGTATATATTGCCCTATGAAATATCATGACAGTGCTTGCGGAAATGAAAATTGATTCATGTCCAATGGAATGATTCGATGCAGCTAAATTTGATGAAATACTCTGACTTCATGAAAAAGGTATCTCATCAACTGTTGTGCTTCCAATAGGGTTTCGTTCAGAAGATGACTCGTATGCGTGAAACCCTAAAGTTCGATTTGAAACAGAGGAATTATTTATTGAAATGTAA
- the rpmE gene encoding 50S ribosomal protein L31: MKQAIHPETKTVPVICSCGNTFDTESTIKEDEIRVEICSKCHPFYTGEKRILKTGAVDKFYARQKKMEEMAKNKK; this comes from the coding sequence ATGAAACAAGCAATTCACCCAGAAACAAAAACAGTTCCAGTTATCTGTTCATGTGGAAATACATTTGATACAGAATCAACTATCAAAGAAGATGAAATTAGAGTGGAAATATGTTCTAAATGTCATCCGTTCTATACAGGAGAAAAAAGAATCCTTAAAACTGGTGCCGTTGATAAATTCTACGCACGTCAAAAGAAAATGGAAGAAATGGCAAAAAATAAAAAATAG
- a CDS encoding NUDIX domain-containing protein, with translation MARKYEKSSGGVVYRKKNGKIQILLLRWLNSRKQEELVIPKGKIEAGEVAKDTAVREISEEAGIPESDLEIIKFVTKLNYTYTAGYLKGNPVIDKDVYIFIIRYNGTQEPVVRKEERFTGYEWIDIDKIKNISVRFDLSGIIYRNKPFFI, from the coding sequence ATGGCTAGAAAATATGAAAAAAGTTCGGGTTGAGTCGTCTATAGAAAGAAAAACTGAAAAATTCAAATACTTCTTTTGAGGTGGCTCAATTCGCGAAAACAAGAGGAACTCGTAATTCCTAAATGAAAAATAGAAGCAGGAGAAGTAGCAAAAGACACCGCAGTGAGAGAAATATCAGAAGAAGCTTGAATTCCTGAAAGTGATTTAGAGATAATTAAGTTTGTAACAAAACTTAACTACACCTATACAGCAGGATATTTAAAGTGAAATCCTGTGATTGATAAAGATGTCTATATTTTTATTATTCGTTATAACGGAACCCAAGAACCAGTTGTTCGAAAAGAGGAAAGATTTACTGGATATGAGTGGATTGATATAGATAAAATAAAAAATATATCTGTTCGATTTGATCTCAGTTGAATAATCTATCGGAATAAACCATTTTTTATATAA
- a CDS encoding pirin family protein: protein MYTLYPANERGGSDHGWLKSNFSFSFADYYNPKIMGFGTLRVINNDIVQAGRGFGEHPHDNMEIITLALSGSLTHRDSMGNEETLIPGEVQSMSAGTGVVHSEMNEGNEDGEFFQIWIETKNRNIAPQYSQKKFSEDGRKNTFQLLAGPTEGENVLINQNSHISRIVLEKGTSQKYKKYNEDNGLYIMSIYGDCMIAGESLGQRDAIGITQEDSILFESLYGSDILIIEVPMK, encoded by the coding sequence ATGTATACGCTCTACCCTGCTAATGAAAGATGATGATCTGACCATGGTTGGCTAAAAAGTAATTTTAGCTTTAGTTTTGCTGATTATTATAATCCTAAAATAATGTGATTTTGAACTCTTAGAGTTATTAATAATGATATTGTACAAGCAGGAAGAGGATTTTGAGAACACCCTCATGATAATATGGAAATTATTACGCTCGCTCTATCTTGAAGTCTTACTCATCGTGATTCTATGGGGAATGAGGAAACACTTATCCCTGGAGAAGTTCAATCTATGTCTGCTTGAACTTGAGTTGTACACTCTGAAATGAATGAGTGAAATGAAGATTGAGAATTTTTTCAAATATGGATTGAAACTAAAAATAGAAATATAGCTCCACAATATTCACAAAAAAAGTTTTCAGAAGATTGAAGAAAAAATACATTTCAACTACTTGCGTGACCTACAGAATGAGAAAATGTACTAATAAATCAAAATAGCCATATATCTAGAATAGTTTTAGAAAAATGAACTTCTCAAAAATATAAAAAATATAATGAAGATAACGGTCTTTATATTATGAGTATATATTGAGACTGCATGATTGCTTGAGAATCTCTTTGACAAAGAGATGCAATTTGAATCACACAAGAAGATTCTATACTATTTGAATCATTATATTGATCAGATATACTTATTATAGAAGTTCCAATGAAATAA